From a single Apostichopus japonicus isolate 1M-3 chromosome 12, ASM3797524v1, whole genome shotgun sequence genomic region:
- the LOC139978008 gene encoding uncharacterized protein, with translation MPHFCCAGGCTNSSDKQDLSFHSLPLRDKKRLNLWITKMKRDPKFFRVNKHAKICSSHFTEDDFIEPLASKKRLKRTAVPSKFIWTEPGRESTERQVLGKLQEWHENKDEETDTASEGEGDLLDPQRPSSVSRNIQTDYNFEELDLPCQHSFSVSHLLSKSTTEKKEEKFFTHFTGFNSNAQFKETLRFLVPNLNRNNLVYYDTKEARSKLINAESLFEDEELNEGISLTVESTKRPGKKILIEDEFLMVMMKLRMGLSNLDLAERFNLSESTVSVKLITWFNYLYVILGSLKIWPGRNIILSNSPQEFVQKYPNTVVIIDATELQIEVPSSLQKQSETYSSYKSHTTLKCLLGVDPKGGIIFVSQLYEGSISDKEIVKRSGFLSVLKQKLEMGELHKGDAVMADKGFDIENELKAMGLNLNIPTFLRAKGSFSEEDVIRTQTIAMHRIHVERAIGKVRRFHLFNSVIPVTMFGTINQIWTVSCLLSNFQNPIL, from the coding sequence ACTCATCCGACAAACAAGATCTGTCTTTTCATAGTTTGCCTTTACGAGACAagaaaagattaaatttgtGGATCACAAAAATGAAACGAGATCCCAAATTTTTCAGAGTTAATAAACATGCAAAAATATGTTCAAGCCATTTTACTGAAGATGACTTCATCGAGCCACTTGCAAGCAAGAAGAGGTTGAAGAGAACTGCTGTACCTTCAAAATTTATTTGGACAGAGCCAGGGAGGGAAAGTACAGAAAGACAAGTGTTAGGAAAATTACAGGAATGGCATGAAAATAAAGACGAAGAAACAGACACTGCTTCTGAAGGAGAGGGTGATTTACTTGACCCCCAGAGACCATCCTCTGTGTCAAGAAATATCCAGACTGATTACAATTTTGAGGAATTAGACTTGCCTTGCCAGCACAGTTTCTCAGTATCTCATTTGCTGTCTAAAAGCACAACAGAAAAAAAGGAGGAGAAATTCTTTACTCATTTTACTGGATTTAATTCAAATGCACAGTTTAAGGAAACACTTAGATTTTTAGTCCCaaatttaaatagaaataaTTTAGTTTACTATGACACCAAAGAGGCAAGAAGTAAATTAATAAATGCAGAATCACTCTTTGAAGATGAAGAATTAAATGAAGGGATATCTCTCACAGTGGAATCAACAAAACGTCCAGGGAAAAAAATCTTGATTGAAGATGAGTTCTTGATGGTTATGATGAAATTGCGAATGGGACTCAGCAATTTGGACTTGGCTGAAAGATTCAATTTGTCAGAAAGTACTGTATCAGTAAAGCTGATAACTTGGTTTAATTACTTGTATGTTATTCTTGGGTCATTAAAGATATGGCCCGGTCGCAATATAATTTTAAGTAATTCACCCCAAGAATTTGTCCAGAAGTACCCTAATACAGTTGTAATCATAGATGCAACCGAATTACAAATTGAAGTGCCAAGTTCACTCCAAAAGCAAAGTGAAACTTACAGTTCTTACAAAAGTCACAccacattaaaatgtttacttggTGTTGATCCTAAAGGgggtataatttttgtttccCAGCTATATGAGGGGTCCATAAGCGACAAAGAAATTGTAAAAAGATCTGGTTTCTTATCAGTTCTTAAACAAAAACTAGAAATGGGGGAACTACACAAAGGAGATGCAGTTATGGCAGACAAAGGTTttgatattgaaaatgaattGAAAGCAATGGGGTTAAATCTCAATATCCCCACCTTTTTGAGAGCAAAGGGAAGTTTCTCAGAAGAGGATGTAATTAGGACACAGACAATTGCCATGCACAGAATTCATGTTGAAAGGGCTATTGGGAAGGTTAGGCGGTTCCACTTGTTTAATTCAGTAATACCAGTGACAATGTTTGGTACAATAAATCAAATCTGGACTGTTTCTTGTTTGTTATCCAACTTTCAAAATCCAATTCTTTGA
- the LOC139978007 gene encoding uncharacterized protein → MASNCRCCKLHFDCCICWISNDLNFTKCFSEVPQFVPATWADWISTAGKGDTGNKSWKFFKEGYIHDIYVGLRDLGQASGSTVTNVKPNVIRARCHRSMKKNEEPHNVYISFEKGKNRAKLISGHCSCKAGSGGHCNHVFALLFQLNDFSSYGISEIPVGSTCTSKPQQWHIPRSTNITPLPVMATHFANAVTDKKDDSRKKDPVRCKLYDARGFNVSDGLSASAVDAHVTYLKKLAKPPPFSYLLMEQDTPKNIKTVFGNVPVGSCLSYQLFDCANLTTQFKHSLDFFPNFSDIDNQMCKSFPKLPADDLTINFDLDCVSCVTQKDWFNENISISIEDSHVLQKRTVMQYKSAEWQSARKKRLTASNFGKVLARKKPPTEAMFKDIYGTKDLSKVASIQHGLSKEKEALSIYIKQMKKKIPNFCVFDSGLVVNPKHPHLGCTPDGKVFNPALKPCFGLLEIKCPMTQRGKKVEEIVKSHDFYIELKDNSEEYILKREHKFGYFTQVQGQMALTGLKWCDFIVYLSDSNEMIATRVPFDEEYWTVIALPKLNSFFIKSIPFLMS, encoded by the coding sequence ATGGCGTCGAATTGTAGGTGTTGCAAACTTCATTTTGATTGCTGTATATGTTGGATAAGTAACGACCttaatttcacaaaatgtttttcaGAAGTACCTCAGTTCGTTCCCGCAACATGGGCCGATTGGATTTCCACAGCTGGTAAGGGTGATACCGGTAACAAAAGTTGGAAGTTTTTTAAAGAGGGCTACATCCATGATATTTACGTAGGCCTACGTGATTTAGGCCAAGCAAGTGGTAGTACTGTTACTAACGTTAAACCTAACGTAATTCGCGCAAGATGCCATAGGTCgatgaagaaaaatgaagagCCTCATAACGTATATATCTCGTtcgaaaagggaaaaaatcgTGCAAAATTAATCTCTGGACATTGCTCATGTAAAGCGGGGAGTGGTGGACATTGTAATCATGTGTTTGCCTTACTGTTTCAGCTTAATGATTTTTCATCATATGGAATTAGCGAAATACCTGTGGGTTCAACCTGTACAAGTAAACCACAGCAGTGGCATATACCTCGCTCTACAAACATTACGCCATTGCCAGTAATGGCTACTCATTTTGCAAATGCTGTAACTGATAAAAAGGACGATAGTAGGAAGAAGGACCCTGTTCGATGCAAACTCTATGATGCTCGAGGTTTCAATGTATCTGATGGACTGTCTGCTTCAGCGGTTGATGCCCATGTTACATACCTTAAAAAGCTGGCGAAACCACCCCCTTTTTCATACCTTTTGATGGAACAAGATACaccaaaaaacataaaaacagtcTTTGGAAATGTACCCGTAGGCTCTTGCCTGTCATATCAACTCTTTGACTGTGCTAATCTCACAACACAATTTAAGCACTCGTTAGATTTCTTTCCAAATTTCAGTGATATTGATAACCAAATGTGTAAGTCATTTCCAAAATTACCTGCTGATGACTTAACTATAAATTTTGATCTGGATTGTGTGTCCTGTGTTACACAAAAGGATTggtttaatgaaaatatatccATTTCCATTGAGGATTCTCATGTACTTCAGAAAAGGACAGTCATGCAGTATAAGTCTGCTGAATGGCAGTCAGCACGTAAGAAAAGATTAACAGCGTCAAACTTTGGCAAAGTTCTTGCTCGAAAAAAACCTCCCACAGAAGCCATGTTCAAAGACATTTATGGTACAAAGGATTTGAGTAAAGTAGCTTCAATTCAACATGGATTgtcaaaagaaaaggaagcctTAAGTATTTAcattaaacaaatgaaaaagaaaattccaaattttTGTGTCTTTGATTCCGGACTTGTTGTAAATCCCAAGCACCCACACCTAGGATGTACCCCTGATGGAAAGGTTTTTAACCCAGCTCTCAAGCCTTGTTTCGGATTACTTGAAATAAAGTGCCCAATGACGCAACGAGGAAAGAAGGTGGAGGAGATTGTGAAATCCCATGACTTTTATATTGAACTTAAAGACAACAGTGAGGAATACATTCTTAAACGTGAACACAAGTTTGGTTACTTTACCCAAGTGCAAGGTCAGATGGCCCTAACTGGTTTAAAATGGTGTGATTTCATTGTTTATTTGAGtgacagtaatgaaatgatTGCTACAAGAGTTccttttgatgaagaatatTGGACTGTCATTGCTTTACCAAAGCTTAACTCATTCTTCATCAAAAGCATACCATTTTTGATGTCATAG